From Microcystis aeruginosa NIES-2549, a single genomic window includes:
- a CDS encoding DUF29 domain-containing protein, protein MTVIPDLKTIYEIDDSLWLEETIELLKAKKFDALDLENLIEELEDLGNEKKFRVASFLQQIIRHCLLLQFWPREREYNQGHWKAEIVSFKDQLKRYLTTNLRKYLEQEFDNIYEDAVRYVRQKTDNKVNFPDICPYSLEELLDPNWLPPYE, encoded by the coding sequence ATGACTGTTATTCCCGACTTAAAAACTATCTACGAGATTGATGATTCTCTCTGGTTGGAAGAAACCATCGAACTTTTGAAAGCAAAAAAATTTGACGCTTTAGATTTAGAGAATTTAATCGAGGAGTTAGAAGATTTGGGAAACGAGAAGAAGTTTCGTGTTGCCAGTTTTTTACAGCAAATTATCAGACATTGTTTATTATTACAATTTTGGCCAAGGGAAAGAGAATATAATCAAGGTCATTGGAAAGCAGAGATCGTGAGTTTTAAAGATCAACTAAAACGTTATTTAACCACGAATCTTCGTAAATATCTGGAGCAAGAATTTGATAATATCTATGAAGATGCAGTGCGATACGTTCGTCAAAAAACCGATAATAAAGTCAACTTTCCTGATATTTGTCCCTACAGTTTAGAAGAACTTCTCGATCCTAATTGGCTACCACCTTACGAATAA
- a CDS encoding cofactor assembly of complex C subunit B, translating into MAPADPNRILRLLPLFAGIVGGTVLMFNRFATADLTPSQARSDVMGVILSGVLILVGLIWQRVQPRLPDAVELIGREGLEFAPDLPEPVKIELAWASHLLLTNTVTKSLIVYYRGKVLLRRGILSQNSEVKVSNIIKRVLETGKAVYLVNLNLYPAKIEFDYLPENTQGLICQPIGKEGVLILAANAPRSYTKQDEIWIEGIADKLANTFSQF; encoded by the coding sequence ATGGCACCAGCTGATCCCAATCGTATTTTAAGACTGTTACCCCTGTTCGCCGGCATCGTCGGGGGTACGGTATTAATGTTTAATCGTTTTGCCACTGCCGATTTAACCCCATCGCAAGCGCGTTCCGATGTGATGGGAGTGATTTTGAGTGGGGTTTTAATTTTGGTGGGTTTAATCTGGCAAAGAGTTCAACCCCGCTTACCAGATGCTGTGGAATTAATCGGGCGCGAAGGTCTGGAATTTGCCCCAGATTTGCCAGAACCGGTTAAAATTGAGCTTGCTTGGGCCTCCCATTTACTTTTAACCAACACCGTGACAAAATCTCTAATCGTTTATTATCGGGGAAAGGTTTTATTACGTCGCGGTATCTTAAGCCAGAATTCTGAAGTTAAAGTTAGTAATATTATCAAAAGAGTTTTAGAAACGGGTAAGGCCGTTTATTTAGTTAATTTAAATTTATATCCCGCTAAAATCGAGTTTGACTATTTGCCAGAAAACACCCAAGGCTTAATCTGTCAACCCATCGGGAAGGAAGGGGTGTTAATTTTGGCGGCAAATGCACCGCGCAGTTATACTAAACAAGATGAAATTTGGATCGAGGGAATTGCTGATAAATTAGCCAACACTTTCAGTCAATTTTAG
- a CDS encoding DUF29 domain-containing protein, protein MTVIPDLKTLYEIDDSLWLEETIELLKAKKFDALDLDNLIEELEDLGNEKRFRVASFLQQIIRHCLLLQFWTREREYNQAHWQAEIISFQYQLKRYLTTNLRKYLEQEFEQIYFESLQYVRKKTDNKVNFPDICPYSLEELLDPNWLPPYE, encoded by the coding sequence ATGACTGTTATTCCCGACTTAAAAACTCTCTACGAGATTGATGATTCTCTCTGGTTAGAAGAAACTATCGAACTCTTGAAAGCGAAAAAATTTGACGCTTTAGATTTAGACAATTTAATCGAGGAGTTAGAAGACTTGGGAAACGAAAAAAGGTTTCGTGTTGCTAGTTTTTTACAGCAAATTATTAGACATTGTTTATTATTACAGTTTTGGACAAGGGAAAGAGAATATAATCAGGCTCATTGGCAAGCAGAGATAATAAGTTTTCAATATCAGTTAAAGCGCTATTTAACCACAAATCTTCGCAAATATCTAGAACAGGAATTTGAGCAAATTTACTTTGAGTCCCTGCAATACGTTCGTAAAAAAACTGATAATAAAGTCAACTTTCCTGATATTTGTCCCTACAGTTTAGAAGAACTTCTCGATCCTAATTGGCTACCACCTTACGAATAA
- a CDS encoding SulP family inorganic anion transporter — protein MSKNSRRVDFPDLPGLKNLRSYQWQWLGRDILAGVTVAAYAIPQCMAYGDLAGVEPVVGLWTLVPAALVYALFGSSSQLSLGPESTTAVMTAAAIAPMVSLQGENYGSLAAFLALMVGLICLVGYIARLGFLANLLSKPILIGYMAGVAVIMIAGQLGKISGLSIRENTVFKEILAFFRGINQWHWPTLSLALLLLLFLFVIQKYFPKAPGPLLAVLLGTLAVATLHLDQEGVAVVGKISNTLPNFGLPTLDFSQLLPLGTAAVGIALVGYSDNVLTARAFAARHNQEIDANQEFLALGLGNLAAGFCQGFPISSSASRTAVGDSVGSKSQLYSLVVAVVVVAVIFLLGPLLALFPKAALGALVIYAACKLVDIAGAKRLKSFRNSEFNLAVLTMVGVLTTGILSGVAIAIGLSVIDLLARITRPDDAVLGKVPGVMGLHALQDWPEAQTIPGLVIYRYDAPLFFANAADFKRRALSAIARETKPVEWFVLNTEALGELDSTAVEILEELAAELSRQGIVFALARVKHDLYLELQRSRLLDKISEERIYYTLPAAIEAFKNR, from the coding sequence ATGAGTAAAAACTCCCGACGAGTGGATTTTCCTGATTTACCCGGGCTAAAAAACCTGCGCTCCTATCAATGGCAGTGGCTGGGGAGAGATATCCTCGCCGGTGTCACCGTGGCAGCCTACGCTATTCCCCAGTGTATGGCCTACGGCGACCTGGCCGGAGTCGAGCCGGTGGTGGGATTGTGGACTCTCGTGCCAGCGGCCCTAGTTTACGCCCTTTTCGGTTCCTCATCGCAACTATCCCTCGGACCGGAATCGACCACGGCAGTGATGACGGCGGCAGCGATCGCACCTATGGTAAGCCTTCAAGGGGAAAATTACGGTAGTTTAGCGGCTTTTTTAGCCCTAATGGTCGGTTTAATCTGTTTAGTTGGTTATATCGCCCGCTTGGGATTTTTAGCTAATTTACTCTCCAAACCGATCCTGATCGGTTATATGGCGGGAGTGGCGGTGATCATGATTGCGGGACAACTGGGTAAAATTAGTGGTTTGTCAATCCGTGAAAATACGGTTTTTAAAGAAATTTTAGCTTTTTTTCGGGGAATAAATCAATGGCACTGGCCAACCCTTAGCCTCGCTCTATTGCTGCTACTATTTCTATTTGTCATCCAAAAATATTTTCCCAAAGCACCGGGTCCCTTGCTGGCGGTTTTACTGGGAACCCTCGCTGTCGCCACCCTCCATCTCGATCAAGAGGGGGTGGCAGTAGTGGGGAAAATTAGCAATACTTTGCCTAATTTTGGCTTACCAACCCTAGATTTTTCCCAATTACTACCCCTAGGAACCGCAGCCGTCGGCATTGCCCTGGTGGGCTATTCCGATAACGTTTTGACCGCTAGAGCCTTCGCCGCACGCCATAACCAAGAAATCGATGCCAATCAAGAATTTTTAGCCCTGGGACTGGGGAATCTGGCGGCGGGTTTTTGTCAGGGATTTCCCATCAGCAGCAGTGCCAGTCGCACCGCGGTGGGCGATTCCGTGGGCAGTAAAAGTCAGCTTTACTCCCTAGTGGTGGCAGTGGTGGTGGTGGCGGTCATTTTCCTGCTCGGTCCACTACTGGCACTCTTTCCCAAGGCCGCTTTGGGTGCGCTGGTGATTTATGCAGCCTGTAAACTGGTGGATATTGCCGGCGCTAAACGACTAAAAAGCTTTCGCAATAGTGAGTTTAATCTCGCTGTCCTGACCATGGTGGGGGTGCTAACCACGGGGATTTTAAGCGGGGTTGCTATCGCCATCGGTCTCTCGGTTATCGATTTATTGGCCCGCATTACTCGGCCCGATGATGCGGTCTTGGGTAAGGTTCCGGGGGTGATGGGTTTACACGCGCTCCAGGATTGGCCGGAAGCGCAAACAATACCGGGGTTGGTTATCTATCGTTACGATGCCCCCTTATTTTTTGCTAATGCGGCCGACTTTAAACGTCGCGCTCTCAGTGCCATTGCCCGGGAGACAAAACCGGTAGAATGGTTTGTCTTGAATACGGAGGCTCTTGGGGAATTGGATAGTACAGCAGTGGAGATTCTTGAGGAATTAGCAGCAGAATTATCAAGACAGGGTATAGTTTTCGCTCTCGCTAGGGTTAAACACGATCTGTACTTAGAATTGCAACGTTCCCGCTTGTTAGATAAAATTAGCGAGGAGAGGATTTACTATACTTTGCCGGCGGCGATCGAAGCTTTTAAAAATCGTTAG
- a CDS encoding peptidase domain-containing ABC transporter: MKKPLTTQGNEKEDTSLKSSQIKALLQQQAKIAPDKNELLESLSESFQVINFSLGDSINSDPEARGGRENNEDFYLICQGRVRLLGQGNKRWLSGGILTVGDVFGADSLFIKDSLLYSPIAASQVTVARLSRPMLLQFLESLPELQQAWHSKIKHTQTLIFFKTLTDCQSESSAKISSFLPYLQEKSLQAQETLDHLPKGRYWLRQGQIEGMSIGDSWDNTTSSPPARVTATDVVLYYLPAETAEKKDINREKRAEILVNPAPKSNVIPLRPPTSQNQPVDFPKPLKRRFRFGQKYPWLEQQSAADCGATCLAMISLYWGKRLSLNSLRELAGVGRSGVSLKNLAKTAETLGYQSRPVRASLNRLLEQKNPWIAHWQGDHFVVVYPVSGDRLLVADPAQGKRYYSRQQFLQGWTGYALLLEPTAILGTIATDKPSFKRFFQLLSPYRGLGLQIILISLLIQLFGLITPLFTQIILDKVVVNRSLSTLNVFALGVLLFGLWSVGLVAIRQYWLSYLSNRLDLTMISGFIGHALKLPLKFFESRHVGDIITRVNENEKIQRFLVSQVILAWLDFLMGFVYLGLMFFYNWQLTLLVIALIPPIALLTIFATPFLRQVSREVFNEAAQQNSSLVETISGIATVKSLGAEGELRWRWEEHLTGFLNARFRGQKLGINLQAASGTIHSLGSTALLWYGATLVIENQLTIGQFVAFNMLIGKVLSPVLGLVNLWDELQEVTISIERLDDVFSATPEETSDRPLLTLPGLRGEICFDSVSFRYHSSDESNVLENISFSVNPGETVAVVGRSGSGKSTLFKLVESLYHPDSGTIRIDGHDLTQVSPTSLRAQMGVVPQECFLFSGTILDNIRLYRHEYSLEEVIEAAKLAEAHAFIQNLPLGYNTKVGERGMNLSGGQRQRIAIARALLGNPKILLLDEATSSLDTESERRFQDNLARLSRDRTTLIIAHRLSTVRNADSILVLDRGLLVERGTHEDLMALKGLYYYLAHQQLDL; encoded by the coding sequence ATGAAAAAACCCTTAACGACCCAGGGGAACGAGAAGGAAGATACTTCCTTAAAGTCTTCTCAAATCAAAGCTTTACTGCAACAACAGGCTAAAATTGCCCCAGATAAAAACGAATTGCTAGAATCCTTGAGCGAGTCTTTTCAAGTGATTAATTTCTCATTGGGAGATAGTATCAATAGCGATCCCGAAGCGAGAGGGGGGAGGGAAAATAACGAGGATTTTTACTTGATCTGTCAGGGAAGGGTTCGATTACTGGGTCAAGGTAACAAACGTTGGCTATCTGGGGGAATCTTGACAGTAGGGGATGTTTTCGGAGCAGATTCGCTATTTATTAAAGATAGTCTTCTCTACTCGCCGATTGCCGCCAGTCAGGTAACTGTAGCCCGTCTTTCCCGTCCGATGCTGCTGCAATTCTTAGAATCGTTGCCCGAATTACAACAAGCGTGGCACTCGAAAATAAAACACACCCAAACCTTAATTTTTTTCAAAACCCTAACGGATTGCCAATCAGAATCTAGTGCAAAAATTAGCAGTTTTCTGCCCTATTTACAGGAAAAATCGCTCCAGGCCCAGGAAACTCTCGATCATCTTCCCAAAGGACGCTATTGGTTGCGGCAAGGACAGATCGAGGGGATGAGCATCGGTGACAGTTGGGATAATACCACCTCCTCGCCTCCGGCCAGGGTGACGGCGACCGACGTAGTTTTATACTATCTGCCTGCCGAAACCGCTGAAAAAAAAGATATTAATCGGGAAAAAAGGGCTGAAATTCTAGTTAATCCCGCCCCTAAGTCCAATGTTATCCCCCTGCGTCCTCCTACCAGCCAAAATCAGCCCGTTGATTTTCCCAAACCCTTAAAACGGCGGTTCCGTTTCGGGCAGAAATATCCTTGGCTAGAACAACAAAGTGCCGCCGATTGCGGGGCCACCTGTCTGGCAATGATTAGCCTTTACTGGGGAAAACGCTTGAGTTTGAATAGCTTGAGGGAATTGGCGGGAGTGGGGCGATCGGGCGTATCCCTGAAAAATTTGGCAAAAACGGCGGAAACCCTCGGTTATCAGTCTCGACCGGTGCGTGCCAGTTTAAATCGTCTTCTTGAACAGAAAAATCCCTGGATAGCGCACTGGCAGGGGGATCATTTTGTTGTCGTCTATCCAGTCAGCGGCGATCGCCTATTAGTGGCCGATCCCGCCCAAGGTAAGCGTTATTATTCCCGTCAGCAATTTTTACAGGGATGGACGGGTTACGCTCTCTTGCTAGAACCGACGGCAATTTTAGGAACAATCGCCACCGATAAACCCTCTTTTAAGCGTTTTTTCCAGCTTTTGTCCCCCTACCGGGGCCTAGGCTTACAGATAATTCTGATTTCCTTGTTAATTCAATTATTTGGCCTGATCACGCCCCTATTTACCCAGATTATCCTTGATAAAGTGGTGGTCAATCGAAGCCTTTCCACCCTTAACGTCTTTGCCCTCGGGGTGTTACTTTTTGGACTCTGGAGTGTGGGACTGGTGGCAATTCGCCAGTATTGGTTGAGTTATCTCTCCAACCGTCTCGACTTGACAATGATTAGCGGTTTTATCGGCCACGCCCTCAAATTACCCCTAAAATTCTTTGAATCCCGTCATGTGGGCGATATCATCACCCGGGTCAACGAAAATGAAAAAATCCAGCGTTTTTTAGTCAGTCAGGTCATCCTAGCTTGGCTAGATTTTTTGATGGGATTCGTCTATCTGGGTTTAATGTTTTTCTACAATTGGCAGTTAACCCTACTGGTTATCGCTTTAATCCCACCCATCGCTTTGCTGACTATATTTGCTACCCCTTTCCTGCGTCAGGTATCCCGGGAGGTCTTTAACGAGGCAGCCCAACAAAATTCTTCCCTCGTCGAGACCATATCCGGGATCGCCACGGTCAAATCCCTCGGCGCTGAGGGAGAACTGCGCTGGCGTTGGGAGGAACACCTGACGGGTTTTTTAAATGCCCGTTTTCGGGGGCAAAAGTTAGGAATTAATCTACAGGCGGCCAGCGGCACGATCCACTCCCTTGGCAGTACCGCTTTACTCTGGTACGGGGCCACTCTGGTGATTGAAAATCAACTGACCATCGGCCAGTTCGTCGCTTTTAATATGTTGATCGGTAAAGTACTCAGTCCGGTGTTGGGCCTGGTCAATCTTTGGGATGAATTACAGGAAGTGACAATCTCGATCGAACGTCTCGACGATGTTTTTTCCGCTACCCCCGAAGAAACTAGCGATCGCCCGCTGCTGACTTTGCCGGGGTTACGCGGTGAAATCTGTTTCGATTCCGTCAGTTTCCGCTACCACAGCAGCGATGAGAGCAATGTTTTGGAAAATATTTCTTTCTCGGTGAATCCAGGCGAGACGGTGGCGGTGGTCGGCCGCAGCGGTTCGGGCAAAAGTACCCTATTCAAGCTGGTAGAGAGTCTCTATCACCCCGATAGCGGTACTATTCGGATCGATGGACATGATCTGACTCAGGTTTCGCCCACTTCTTTGCGGGCCCAGATGGGAGTTGTTCCCCAGGAGTGTTTTCTGTTTTCGGGAACGATTCTAGACAATATCAGGCTTTATCGCCATGAATATAGTTTAGAGGAGGTGATAGAGGCGGCTAAACTGGCCGAAGCTCACGCTTTTATTCAAAATCTCCCCCTCGGCTACAATACAAAGGTGGGGGAAAGGGGGATGAATTTATCGGGCGGCCAGAGACAAAGAATCGCCATCGCTAGGGCCCTGTTAGGTAATCCGAAAATTTTACTCCTCGATGAGGCGACCAGTTCCCTCGATACCGAATCGGAACGTCGTTTTCAAGACAATCTGGCTCGTCTATCCCGTGATCGCACTACCCTGATCATTGCCCATCGTCTTTCTACCGTCCGCAACGCCGATTCTATTCTGGTTCTCGATCGAGGTCTTTTGGTGGAACGGGGAACCCATGAAGATTTAATGGCTTTAAAAGGGTTGTACTATTACCTCGCCCACCAACAATTGGATTTATAG
- a CDS encoding DUF29 domain-containing protein — protein MTVIPDLKTIYEIDDSLWLAETIELLKAKKFDALDLENLIGELEDLGNEKKFRVASLLEQIIRHFLLLQFWTKERAYNQDHWELEIVNFQIQLKRGLTTNLRNYLQNELTNIYEDAVFFVRKKTKNKVIFPDTCPYSLEELLDPNWLPPYE, from the coding sequence ATGACTGTTATTCCCGACTTAAAAACTATCTACGAGATTGATGATTCCCTCTGGTTAGCAGAAACTATAGAACTGCTCAAGGCTAAAAAATTTGACGCTTTAGACTTAGAAAACTTAATCGGGGAGTTAGAAGACTTGGGAAACGAAAAAAAGTTTCGTGTTGCTAGTTTATTAGAGCAAATTATTAGACATTTTTTACTCCTACAGTTTTGGACAAAGGAAAGAGCATATAATCAGGATCACTGGGAGTTAGAAATAGTCAACTTTCAAATTCAGCTAAAAAGAGGCTTAACCACCAATCTCCGTAATTATTTACAAAATGAATTAACCAACATTTATGAAGATGCAGTTTTCTTTGTGCGGAAAAAGACAAAGAATAAAGTTATTTTCCCTGATACTTGTCCCTACAGTTTAGAAGAACTTCTCGATCCTAATTGGCTGCCACCTTACGAATAA
- the rpaB gene encoding response regulator transcription factor RpaB, whose product MENQKEKILVVDDEASIRRILETRLSMIGYEVVTAADGEEALETFRTAEPDLVVLDVMMPKLDGYGVCQELRKESDIPIIMLTALGDVADRITGLELGADDYVVKPFSPKELEARIRSVLRRVEKNGAPGIPSSGVIHIGSIKIDTNKRQVYKGDERIRLTGMEFSLLELLVSRSGEAFSRSEILQEVWGYTPERHVDTRVVDVHISRLRAKLEDDPSNPELILTARGTGYLFQRILEPDEE is encoded by the coding sequence TTGGAGAACCAGAAGGAAAAAATTCTCGTTGTTGATGATGAAGCCAGCATCCGTCGTATCTTAGAGACTCGTTTGTCGATGATTGGTTATGAAGTCGTCACCGCCGCCGACGGAGAGGAAGCTTTAGAAACCTTCCGCACCGCCGAACCCGATTTAGTGGTTTTGGATGTGATGATGCCGAAATTAGACGGTTACGGTGTCTGTCAGGAACTCCGCAAAGAATCGGATATTCCTATCATTATGTTAACCGCTTTGGGCGATGTGGCCGATCGAATTACCGGGCTAGAATTGGGCGCCGATGACTATGTGGTTAAACCTTTTTCTCCCAAAGAACTCGAAGCGCGGATTCGTTCGGTGTTGCGTCGGGTGGAGAAAAATGGCGCTCCGGGGATTCCCAGTTCCGGTGTGATTCATATCGGTTCCATTAAAATCGATACCAATAAACGCCAAGTTTATAAGGGGGATGAACGCATCCGTCTGACCGGTATGGAATTTAGTTTACTAGAATTATTGGTCAGTCGCTCGGGAGAAGCTTTTTCCCGCTCGGAAATCCTTCAGGAAGTTTGGGGTTATACCCCCGAACGTCATGTGGATACGCGGGTGGTAGATGTGCATATTTCCCGTTTACGAGCCAAATTAGAGGATGATCCCAGTAATCCTGAGTTAATTCTCACCGCTAGAGGTACAGGCTATCTTTTTCAACGGATTCTAGAACCAGACGAGGAATAG
- a CDS encoding Mo-dependent nitrogenase C-terminal domain-containing protein, with protein sequence MVSSVQYRYTNEQVRDWLRGLLTIAWSDGDYSTSEQESIARFAHELELDDDHVLYQSISPEELAASFGHDPKISENFLRTAVMVAIADGIYSPAEAALLHSYRDAFGLEIEALSALEHTVCEIPEITTEAQKSEFISAEHPHPDLLHPLKDWLDGVEMHDPRLARFICKMVPPQCPFERDIVLFGHKLVHIPPLCKLNPLYEQLVGLRFRALSYLADDCQEDISEYI encoded by the coding sequence ATGGTTAGCTCTGTTCAATATCGCTACACTAACGAACAAGTTAGGGACTGGTTACGGGGATTACTGACAATTGCCTGGTCTGATGGGGATTATAGCACCAGCGAACAGGAATCGATCGCCCGTTTCGCTCACGAATTAGAATTAGATGACGACCACGTTCTCTATCAGTCGATTAGTCCCGAAGAATTGGCCGCAAGTTTCGGTCATGACCCCAAAATATCAGAAAACTTCCTCCGCACGGCGGTGATGGTAGCGATCGCCGATGGCATTTATTCCCCCGCAGAAGCGGCATTACTGCATAGTTATCGGGATGCTTTCGGGTTAGAAATCGAGGCCCTGTCAGCTTTAGAACATACTGTCTGTGAAATTCCCGAAATTACCACGGAAGCGCAGAAATCTGAGTTTATCAGTGCCGAACATCCCCACCCGGATCTGCTGCATCCCCTCAAAGACTGGTTAGATGGGGTAGAAATGCACGATCCGCGTTTGGCCCGGTTTATCTGCAAAATGGTCCCACCTCAATGTCCTTTTGAACGGGATATCGTGCTGTTTGGTCATAAATTAGTCCATATTCCGCCCCTGTGCAAGTTAAATCCTCTCTACGAGCAATTAGTCGGTTTACGCTTCCGGGCTTTATCATACTTAGCCGATGATTGTCAAGAGGATATTTCTGAGTATATTTAG
- the radA gene encoding DNA repair protein RadA has protein sequence MAKSRTIYICSACGAESPQWLGKCPSCDTYGTLEEQVVAGGNNPAVNRPGWQNSRPNNGKGQRNPQPRISVRFSEITQYEQERFPSGYGEFDRVLGGGIVPGSLVLIGGDPGIGKSTLLLQVTNQLAQRLPRILYVSAEESGQQIKLRAARLGVGVVPVESENNGNGKEKKASESTPELDNHLYVLPETDLEEILRELESLRPQVAVIDSIQTLYFGALTSAPGSVAQVRECTSALMQVAKRENITLLIVGHVTKEGAIAGPRVLEHLVDTVLYFEGDRYASHRLLRSVKNRFGATHEIGIFEMVDHGLVEVENPSELFLGNRDEFSPGTATVVACEGTRPIVVELQALVSPTSYASPRRSTTGIEYNRLQQILAVLEKRVGIPLSKLDAYVASAGGLGVEEPAADLGVAIAIVASFRDRVVDPRTVLIGEVGLGGQVRLVSQMELRLKEAAKLGFKRAIVPRGQVYPEDVGLEIVPVGKVIEAIVAAIPPQQRFGEDMEDEEGEGQE, from the coding sequence ATGGCGAAATCGCGAACAATATATATCTGTAGTGCTTGTGGGGCGGAATCTCCCCAATGGTTGGGAAAATGCCCCAGTTGTGACACCTACGGGACTTTAGAAGAACAAGTGGTAGCTGGTGGCAATAATCCGGCGGTAAATCGCCCAGGATGGCAAAATAGTCGCCCAAATAACGGCAAAGGGCAACGCAACCCCCAACCGCGCATCTCGGTTCGCTTCTCGGAAATTACCCAGTATGAACAGGAACGTTTTCCCTCCGGTTACGGGGAATTCGATCGCGTTCTCGGTGGCGGCATTGTCCCCGGTTCTCTTGTACTAATCGGTGGCGATCCGGGCATCGGCAAATCGACGCTTTTACTGCAAGTTACCAACCAACTCGCCCAAAGATTACCGCGCATCCTCTACGTTTCCGCCGAGGAATCGGGACAACAGATTAAACTGCGGGCTGCCCGTTTGGGGGTGGGAGTGGTTCCCGTGGAGTCGGAAAATAACGGCAATGGCAAGGAAAAAAAAGCCTCTGAATCAACCCCAGAACTCGATAATCATCTCTACGTTCTGCCAGAAACCGATTTAGAGGAAATTTTGCGAGAATTAGAATCTTTACGCCCACAGGTAGCGGTAATTGATAGTATTCAAACTCTTTATTTTGGGGCCTTAACTTCCGCACCGGGATCTGTCGCCCAAGTTCGCGAATGTACCTCCGCCTTGATGCAAGTGGCAAAACGGGAGAATATTACTTTATTAATTGTCGGTCATGTGACTAAAGAAGGGGCGATCGCAGGTCCGCGAGTTTTGGAACATTTGGTCGATACGGTGTTATATTTTGAAGGCGATCGCTATGCCTCCCATCGTCTCTTAAGATCCGTGAAAAACCGTTTTGGGGCCACCCATGAGATCGGTATTTTTGAGATGGTGGATCACGGTTTGGTGGAAGTGGAAAACCCCTCGGAATTGTTTTTAGGCAATCGCGATGAATTTTCCCCGGGTACGGCGACGGTGGTAGCCTGTGAAGGTACACGCCCGATTGTGGTGGAGTTACAGGCATTAGTTAGCCCCACCAGCTACGCTTCCCCGCGAAGATCGACCACGGGGATAGAATACAACCGATTACAGCAAATTCTCGCCGTTTTAGAAAAACGCGTCGGTATTCCTTTATCGAAATTAGATGCCTATGTTGCCTCCGCAGGAGGGTTGGGAGTGGAAGAACCGGCGGCGGATCTGGGAGTTGCGATCGCTATTGTCGCCAGTTTTCGCGATCGAGTCGTGGATCCGCGCACAGTTTTAATCGGGGAAGTGGGATTAGGCGGACAAGTGCGCTTGGTGTCGCAAATGGAACTAAGATTAAAGGAAGCGGCGAAATTGGGCTTTAAACGGGCGATTGTCCCCAGAGGTCAAGTTTATCCCGAAGATGTGGGCTTAGAAATTGTCCCAGTTGGCAAGGTAATCGAGGCAATTGTCGCCGCAATTCCCCCCCAGCAGCGCTTTGGGGAAGATATGGAAGACGAGGAAGGGGAAGGGCAAGAATAA
- a CDS encoding DUF29 domain-containing protein produces MTVIPDLKILYEIDDSLWLAETIELLKAKKFDDLDLDNLIEELEDLGNEKKFRVASFLQQIIRHALLLQFWTREREYNQSHWESELVNFQDQLNTYLTASLRKYLEQEFDNIYQKALRYVRKKTNNQVIFPDTCPYSLEELLDPNWLPPYE; encoded by the coding sequence ATGACTGTTATTCCTGACTTAAAAATTCTCTACGAAATTGATGATTCCCTCTGGTTAGCAGAAACTATAGAACTGCTCAAGGCTAAAAAATTTGACGATTTAGACTTAGACAATTTAATCGAGGAGTTAGAAGACTTGGGAAACGAAAAAAAGTTTCGTGTTGCTAGTTTTTTACAGCAAATTATTCGTCATGCTTTGTTACTGCAATTTTGGACAAGGGAAAGAGAATATAATCAAAGTCATTGGGAATCAGAACTGGTAAATTTTCAAGATCAATTAAATACCTACCTAACGGCAAGTTTACGGAAATATTTAGAACAAGAATTTGATAATATTTATCAGAAGGCACTCCGTTATGTGAGAAAAAAGACCAACAATCAAGTCATTTTTCCCGATACTTGTCCCTACAGTTTAGAAGAACTTCTCGATCCTAATTGGCTGCCACCTTACGAATAA
- the petL gene encoding cytochrome b6-f complex subunit PetL — MSVLAVAALAGYLIVFTGIALGLFFGLRAAKII, encoded by the coding sequence ATGTCTGTGTTAGCTGTTGCTGCTTTAGCGGGTTATCTGATCGTTTTTACCGGAATTGCCCTCGGTCTCTTTTTCGGTCTGCGCGCCGCTAAAATTATCTAG